In Vespula pensylvanica isolate Volc-1 chromosome 15, ASM1446617v1, whole genome shotgun sequence, the genomic stretch aaaaaaagaaatgtataataatacaatatttaaacatatattagaaataagtattatgtacatttatttatattgatataagtttaaaattattttaactgtTAAGTTCgcattaatacaaatattattacaattattttatgtgTAAATACTCTGAAATCaaacttattaatttatagcTCATAAAGTACAATATCCAAATTgcttatcatatttttcttatagctGTTTTCCCGTTTCTTCTTccctgattttttttttttttttttttttttttttttaaatatctgctataaatatataaattaagaaaactataaaatggctatattagtaataaatcTCATTAAcaaggatattttttttaaataaaatgtccacaagtaattttttcttctcttttactaaTTGATAAATTGAGTAATTTCAGTAATTAGAATTATCTACTTACATCTTGttaattgtataatttcaGATTATGTGTATGGGTACagttttcattactttttccaaaatttctaatgttaatgaatatattagaatactttttttcaaaatgaaaaagtttaatatagataatatcatAACATCCATCCATCTGCTaagtttttttataatcttatattttctatctactAACATTATAactttctaatttctaatacaTCCATTCTTAAATCACCTTCAGGAACATCATTCGTAGAAGACTTAATAGGTTCGgatgaatataataacaatattaataaaaaattaatttcataaaatattgcatatatataaaaaaaatttatataattaactactatgtatgtaaatcagtcttacaattatatatcaatacttagcgagtttaatattaaaataacagTTCTTGCAAAATGTTTTGTGCTCTTTtagattacaaaataaatttttttttcgaacaacAATGAACAGCACAGAAGACTTTTTGTTTGatactttattatatcaaattttcaataattttttatttctatgtgTTGCTACCCATTTTGAAaatctcgttttatttatgtaaatatttaataatattataaaacatttttttcgaagaatgtcttttatttatattgcacttcttatttttcattctagattttttacaaattctatatatatttattctaaaaaaCAGAATTCTACAAGTAATCCATAGTTATTACAATATTCGTATTATAACTCCCGCCCTTTTTGTGAATTCTGATTGGATGTCGACGATATCGTCAcactaataaaattaattcgtagCGATACTATAGTCATCTATTAATGTAGTAGAAATTAAACCTGAAATTAAATCATTCGAGCTGTGAAATTCTATCGAAGTTTGGTATATAAATACCAATATGGATGTTTacgaaaaatcattaaatatacTTGATTGCGCTCCAACAGCGACAATAGAGgaggtatgtatataatacagtaatttttaatataaaaatttttataaagaatattgtttATTCATGTTGTCAGTTTACTTCAAATGAGTTAACCTATTccaatatatgtttttatctaAGTAGTAGAAAAGTGTTTAAactgtttttattttgtatcatACTGTAacgaaaaattgattaaatttatttatttatcttattttataattacaggTAAAAAAAGCTTATCGTAAAAAAGCTTTATTATGCCATCCAGATAAACATCCTAATAACCCACACGCCACAGAATTATTCCATGAAATTTCAAAAGCATTAGAAATTTTAACAGATTTATCTGCAAGGGTAAGTAATTCTTATTGTGATATACCATTAACTTTTGTGAGAAGTATATGttactttaataattattaattttttaaaataggaTGCTTATGAAAAAGTACTTACTGCTAGACATCAGTCTAAGCTCCGTACTAAAGAACTTAGTGCTAAACGAAAAAAGTTCAAAGAAGATTTAGAAGCAAGAGAAGaggcatataaaaatatatcaagtaACAAGCGTTCTTTaactgaagaagaaaaattgatggtacattttaatatagaaaatctgAAAAGATTTTGCttgtgtaatattattaatactttatatttaaaaatgttttaggCTGAAATAGATCGATTGCAAAAAGAAGGTTCAAAACTATTAGAAGAGGAAATAACCCgtatgagaaaagaaatttgggAACTACATAATTTGCCACAGAAACAGACTGATACAAATGCAAATtacagaataaaaattaaatggaaaGCAGCTGGTGATGATTCACAAAATGGAGGGTACAATTATGACacattatatcgtattttgtATAAGGTatgtttatttacttttttacttggattataaaaagatgcataagaaaatttccaattcatattttatgtaatatataaaattatatttatttagcaTGGTGACATTGTTGCACTTGTTTTGTCAAGTGTAAAAAATGGCAGAGCTATggttgaatataaaaataaggaatCTGCAGTAAGTATAACGTATTTAACATTAATTGACTgctaagaaatattatattaaattaattcatataatcaatatattattagcAAAGAGCAGTACGAATAGAATTTGGCTTTGCAAGGAATCCACTTACGCTTGAAGGACTATGggagaaagaacaaatatcaaattttccaAGAGAAACTTTTTATAAGTCTCAAAATGTACCtaatgtagaaaagaaaatgtcagaTGAAGATTTTGCAACTTATGAAgcttttgttttaaataatttaagaaaagcagaagaaaagaaaagattagaaaCATAAAGAGTAAAGCATTTTTCTATACtgtggaataaaaaatttatcagaagattttgtttttatttgaacatttcaataattttgattaaacagattaaatatttttacagaattacagatgtatatgtatagaatagaatgtatatatatagaaaactGTATAAGTACAAGAGAAATGTATgtaatgtaaattaaatatatatatattttttttaataaattaaatgtaacaaatatataatctatgaaaatctatatatatcttgtaacTTCTTAATttgtgaaaaatttttctttaacttttttgatgtttgtttttttgatTCGTcctaataaatgttttattcttatgtagctattcacatatataagtacaaaattattacgaatatgacttattgaaaatgaataaaaaatatacgtttttatatgatctaatattcttaataattactGTGAAATCATGACTGGATTCTTTATCGTGGTcttgaatacaaaaaaatttcacgCATTAAATTCTATAATTGTGTGTTGCGCTTAGAACTTTACACTACagcaaaattttatattgcaattatcatatttagataatttatgaatataacaTATCTAAATACTATATAATGCTCTATAAGAGCATCATTCAAAGTTCAAAACTGTAACAACAATAagatccaaagaaaaaaatctaaaaaaaatttggcaagtaatttatttaataaaaattattcaaataaaattaattaatatattaatgaaatattatctcaGCGCtcttaataaattaaagaaaaaattatttactttatacaaTTGATTAATGtctagaaacttttttcaagtttagtaataaatagttatatttttaggaaaggtataaaaaaaagtttgaaataAGATTTCTAAAATTTTGGGTTGGCCACACAAAGTTTCTATAGCAATGATCTTAACGGTAAGTAGGAATTGAAGAACACagatattttatgaatattatacgCAGCATTGCCACAACATCAGTACTATAGTGATTTTATTTGCTGCGATGAGAAGTGAATTTCCTCCTCACATTGCAGGAATAGTATGTGATCCACATATATGTGACGagtttaattacatattataatggaatatttaagaaatattctgTAAATTTTAAGagtaaatttatcaattattatggAATAAACACATTTTTCATCACATTATTTTTGTGTGAATACGAATTTATgcattcgatattttatagatacttCATTTACGTGATGAACTGTGATGTCAGATAACCTCGCAAACAAATTGGCCATTCGTAAGAATCGTAGCAATAGAATTGCAACATACTGAATTTTTCGACCCTACTGACATTTTTGTGACTACCATTATGACGAACGAATCGAACAACACAATTGATCGAAACCTTCATGTTACTATGTGGAAAGTGTGATCGTtggttaaattaaaatttatctaaaaataaaaaaacccACTCATAGAATTCATTTGGGTTGCATTAGTGAATGCAATATTCATTGGACTGACTAAAAAGTATTctctattttatcgaaaattaatatcgctTCACGTATGatactttcttttgtttttacaaaTGCGTACATAACCTTAAAAGCTTATATTTTTAactcattttataaaaaaagtcaAATATCAAGATTAACGGAATTTATCAgttgaataaaagaataaaagattagaaataaaagatccaAAGGTATCTTGCCATATTATGTTACATTATTACTGATAATTTAAAGACTTTGTGCaggttaaataaaatatataagtatatgtaatttataatgaagatattgtaaataattgcATTAGTTAATTTTCGTTTTGTGAGAATTTCTTTGTCAAAAACAACGCACATTCTAGGTAAGTCCAATATAATGGGTAATGATGGAATAAGagtcttaaaaataattcgtattaaagatttcgaaatattgttaaaatactGTAATTATCGATTGTTTTAACACCATTTACATAAATTGAGCTACgtgaattatataatatgatatattctGGGTGCCACATGAATTGATGAAACAAAATTTGGTCaatcaaatatttgtttctgGCTTGCCAATTATTCAAACAATTAATTTGGATAAATAGAATTCACGAGGGTATATAGTTCACGATTGGACATATTAAAGACAAAGAGCATTATCTTTCaccaaaataatattagatcTCGCTCATCTTTTTAGCAAtttgtaaaacatttttacagATTTAACAGAATACCCGttgtattttgtttatatattacaccAACCGATTATCACTTATTCCAATCTTTACAAAATTTGTTACTACTAAAGGAATActtattaaagatataaatacatactaaAGGAACTTTTCGATAGTAAAAGTGAACACATATAACTGTACGTATATAAGATTtgtatttgcatttttttgtaaaaaacgaaaaaacttTTAGTTAATGCACTATTTACCatcaatttctattaattccCTAGCAATTCTTATTACTgtgacgaaaaaaataatcataaaacaaaataatccTAGTTTGAAACCAGAGTAATCTGACAATAAAGGGGATtcctaaaattatttttaaatcaatgatCATGACAatgcaaatgaaatttaaGGTCTTACTCAATGAGTTTTTAACCATTTCAAAGCCTTATATAACTACTGAAGTTttggaagaaattaaaagtgaATACTATTATCAGATAGGAtctaaacgaaaaataagTGGTATAAAAGATCtcgaagaattaattaaactgTTAGAgaaatatactattatatcttACGACGATATAAAGCCGTTGTATTTTATTAGTTCGTATGTTAAACCCAATTTACTAATAAGATTGGAGAGATACGAAAGTGACTACAATCAAGCAATTTTATCAAAACATCCTTGTCAAAGTTATaacatgtataaaaataataatggtaagtatttgtatttttaacagctttgttatattttatattaacatgTTGACTGTCACGTTAGATTTCCATGATAGTCTCAGGGGCCATAAGagaatttctattattctaagcatataataaaaaaataattgaaatgttAAAGCACTTCGATTACTGATAGTCACAATGGCcctattgaaaaaataattttaaccaATATGGCAgtcaatatattaataaaatattcaattaataaaatgttatccttttttacaattatatcctttttaaCAATACAATCTTTATTGAAAGATCAAGGTCAAGAAACATTCGATCAAATGAGATTACCAAATTCATTAAAAGAGTCCAGTTATAAATCAGTATTAAGTGAAACAGCGGAACAATTTTCAAAAGCTTCATATGATCAGGAATTAAAGTTGAAACAAATAggtaattatttctatttgataTAACTTCtttaaatacgattaatacaataaattattatgaaatattctaaatttatttaaatatattttaagtattaCTGAAGATCAATGAACAATTAGGACGGtcatggaaaaatatttgcagACTTTTGGGTCTTAAGGAATGTGAActtaatgaaatagaaaacaaaaatttatctataaaagaGCAAAGTTATCAGGTAATATATGCTTagatataatttgatataaaaaatatattattatattcattaatatcattatataattatatataaattatatatttttatatttacacaattaaatattttttaggcTTTGCGTATTTGTATTTTGCAGAATAATTCTgattggaaaataaatttattgcatGCACTAGAAAAAGGCAGACGTAAAGATATCAGAGAGAATGTTGAAAAAATCTTATTGAATAacaaaatctaaaatattgtaaaattgtgtttaatatgtaatatataatatatgaagtTACCATTTGTAACAAGGAGCAGGATTAAAGTGACTAAGAGATGCatatagcaatatatatatattttttaaatatactttatataagaAAGGCTTAAATATAATCGTATGTCAAACAATTGTGTAAACATCACACATCTTTAATACATTTTAGAAGAATAAAGCAAGATGCTGCATTTTATTGACCATTACTACTCTAATTAACAAATGTTGCATTTAATAAACTATtcaatatgcatatataggaaagaaaaacaaaagaatccacaatatcttttgaaatagTAATAGAAATGAGCTTTATTTCATGCAATAGGAAATTATGTATTTAAGTGACAAATGTGTGAAATGGTaaatacataacatatatatgtcaaaagtagaaaaatacaGCAGCCTGCGCGTATCTTTCATAAACTACCTCTAagttatgtattatacattaatgtacgtttttatattaacgTGATATTaatctgttttatttaatatccatTTATTAACTTTCGCTTATTCGCAATTCGCTTAATCGCTTTTTGGGGGAAACGAAGTTacgatttaaacaaaaaaaaaatatatatatatatatatatattttcccaGCTTTAAACAAACGAGTCAATggattatatattgatattcttatcaatatcaatgaaaatttgtcCATCAGTCGTTTGATACCTGTTATTCAATGACCTATgtaacaatgaaatttttatgaaaccAAGAATTCTTGCTGTACTTAGACCGTGtaagtattttttgtttgactTCCTTTCTTGATCATAGTATCTTGATGTACTTGGTATCCTATAGTTATTTTGGGTGTAATccttaatctttcttttaatttacgtCTAAAATGGGAGATAATATCGATGTAATGccaatcgaaaataattatagatattcatattttcaaaGAGCTCACCCTATTTCCATAACGCTATCTTCGCTATTGGCATTAGCTGTCCATATACCaattttatctccttttatcCTTACATTTACAACAGCGCCACATACATCATctgaatattcattaaatgCTTCTCCGATCATGCACAGAAGAATTTCTAACCAAAAATGATCTAAATCCATAGCTCTTTGCTTCTTATCTAAATTTATTAGCCACCTTCCACCTAATTTGTTTGCATCATCTTCCCACATAGGTCGGATTCCTTGTTTGAACATACTATAATCACAACCTTGTCTTAACTCGGATGCTGGTTTTATGTGATTGTACAAACTGttagaaaagataattttattgttactaCAATATCGGATAATTTTTGACAATGTTATTCCAaagcatataataatatttacctCCAAAAATCTTCTGCTGTATCAAAACTAGTTATCTCACGTTGACTCTCTTCCCatgttttacttttatctgGTTCGTAATACCAAAGTGTCCAGGTATGTTGTAAAGGATGCTTGATCAAAACTTCTGGTGGAAAttcatcaaaatttattatccctTGCTCCTTCCGTTCGATCTCCtataaacgaaattttaataaatatttctataacatGTCACGGATTCGAGCTTTTCACAAAACTTATTATCCTAGAGAGTCTTTTTGTGAAAGACGATGAGAAATCGCTGAAATTTAAATCGTTTAACCTAGAAAATGTTATTCCTATTATCCTCGTACCACGAGTGTAGGCGTTCACGTAACGTCGAGCACCTTTTGGCATATAAACACtctatcgaaagaaagatgttCGCGTTAagtaaatatcattattatgtcgttaataaaaaaaacgtaatagagaaaggaaaaaaaaaaaagaataattttgatttttaaagcTGAATAAACAGTTTGGGTAATACATCAGGGAAACAGATGTAGGCGCACACGATGAAAGAGGGGTAGGAAATGAACCTATGAAGCGACCATGCTGCTATTTCAAAACCGGACTATTGCTccgaaattatttgaaaaatatatcattttcggATGGTCTACCGCTTTGGCACTTTCATTTATGTCACGATACGGCtattttttctgtaaataCCTTGATTTCTTCCGTATTGCTTGTAGCCATGTTACATCAAAGCACACACGAACAAGACGATCGCTCACCGAACTGACAACGAGGGCATCTATCGGCAAAACTTTCACATCGAGCTACCCTTTtcacaagaaaagaaagaaatagtaaaaagaagaaagaagagaatagaagaatCTTACCCTGATCGGGTAAACGATACAGACCGttatgattaataatgatCGTACAAATTTGAAGAAAGTTAATTTTGCGTTCACTGACGATGAAAgaatctcgaaaaagaaaagattagtactttctcctttcttcttgaCCTTCTTTCACTACGGTAAACGAAAATTAAAGGAATACTGTTCTCAACGCAGCAAAAAATTTTCCTTGatagtaaacattttttttatcgaagtaATAACGTCCAcgaccttcctttttttctacgtatttactgttttgtttttgataAACACGTAGGAAATTGTTTTAtgtgtgataaaaaaaaaaaaagtccgTTTGAACGGAGTTTGTCCAGGTCAATTTACGAGAGAAGTAATCGATATTGTTATGTTATgcaaaaatagatttatatttggCTATTTTCAAGCACTTAATTGTACtgtttttttatacattatctCTTATagtataaaatcataaattctATATTGAATTTACTGATTGTTAACATTCTCATTagatttatgatataattcATCGCAGCAATCTCTTAAGTTCTAAgcttaaatatataagtaactccatgaatatcattattttgtaaaattttataaagaaaacaaaaaataaataatgattgtCTCATTTACgttaacaaaaagaattcaattttttttttaacttatagTAGAATTACAAAACTATacttatcaatttattataattaataataatcttatttagATTTGACACCACGCATTGACAGTGTTATTTAGATTTCATCTATATTCATAGTGATTCCCAGTTATTTccaacatatttaatattttctaatattgcaatgttttcaataatatagCTGAACATTT encodes the following:
- the LOC122634469 gene encoding dnaJ homolog subfamily C member 17 is translated as MDVYEKSLNILDCAPTATIEEVKKAYRKKALLCHPDKHPNNPHATELFHEISKALEILTDLSARDAYEKVLTARHQSKLRTKELSAKRKKFKEDLEAREEAYKNISSNKRSLTEEEKLMAEIDRLQKEGSKLLEEEITRMRKEIWELHNLPQKQTDTNANYRIKIKWKAAGDDSQNGGYNYDTLYRILYKHGDIVALVLSSVKNGRAMVEYKNKESAQRAVRIEFGFARNPLTLEGLWEKEQISNFPRETFYKSQNVPNVEKKMSDEDFATYEAFVLNNLRKAEEKKRLET
- the LOC122634470 gene encoding uncharacterized protein LOC122634470 isoform X2, which translates into the protein MIMTMQMKFKVLLNEFLTISKPYITTEVLEEIKSEYYYQIGSKRKISGIKDLEELIKLLEKYTIISYDDIKPLYFISSYVKPNLLIRLERYESDYNQAILSKHPCQSYNMYKNNNDQGQETFDQMRLPNSLKESSYKSVLSETAEQFSKASYDQELKLKQIVLLKINEQLGRSWKNICRLLGLKECELNEIENKNLSIKEQSYQNNSDWKINLLHALEKGRRKDIRENVEKILLNNKI
- the LOC122634470 gene encoding uncharacterized protein LOC122634470 isoform X1, which encodes MIMTMQMKFKVLLNEFLTISKPYITTEVLEEIKSEYYYQIGSKRKISGIKDLEELIKLLEKYTIISYDDIKPLYFISSYVKPNLLIRLERYESDYNQAILSKHPCQSYNMYKNNNDQGQETFDQMRLPNSLKESSYKSVLSETAEQFSKASYDQELKLKQIVLLKINEQLGRSWKNICRLLGLKECELNEIENKNLSIKEQSYQALRICILQNNSDWKINLLHALEKGRRKDIRENVEKILLNNKI
- the LOC122634471 gene encoding eukaryotic translation initiation factor 4E-1A-like — translated: MATSNTEEIKEIERKEQGIINFDEFPPEVLIKHPLQHTWTLWYYEPDKSKTWEESQREITSFDTAEDFWSLYNHIKPASELRQGCDYSMFKQGIRPMWEDDANKLGGRWLINLDKKQRAMDLDHFWLEILLCMIGEAFNEYSDDVCGAVVNVRIKGDKIGIWTANANSEDSVMEIGRKLKERLRITPKITIGYQVHQDTMIKKGSQTKNTYTV